A stretch of the Aegilops tauschii subsp. strangulata cultivar AL8/78 chromosome 4, Aet v6.0, whole genome shotgun sequence genome encodes the following:
- the LOC109753216 gene encoding uncharacterized protein — protein sequence MAEIDTRPLESVQSALNLFEQRSDHSRFSSPDRNGQEIDVVTKELATCKLQLEAKESENKQAHMKLEALRKSMQELSEKYDRACLDAHRRITELEADNVAITTRQSQAAAECEALRDELDVAVDELDAVKRANAYVLGEVESMETRRILERESARDGLMRVLELNEAVLESAVAAIRAEEERSVYFQEVTLELFSSDKNLKTIRRQKETMEGMEGELLAKTVEVECLRSELIQLKDLYVSVSERVMVPASTAVRHADGDAGANPADTGGSCDDDHVDVNAGKSDNDKGSQEPRGEVAADLVNGCPEVAEAYFDIELPREDCRNIQSGDGNINVATSADVVQVQAGQRRRVRFMPESPMEDFKSVNSECCKFMDAGIGMRENLAAKRGLESETAGAGFVSEIVKVKNSKEADGDGELYTKEAVDVDRLGDGYVLVAKEPDGGALKDDRLHAAQAEISDLRFSLEEATRRAELAEEAKAALERELREEIQTKQRTPRPRAPGEDGRLRRVESTPAAPSWRRPTPSQAPGGGKRGGARPPASPGCLTLGKALNMKYK from the exons ATGGCCGAGATTGACACGAGGCCCCTAGAATCTGTGCAGTCCGCCCTGAATCTCTTCGAGCAGAGAAGCGACCACAGCAGGTTCAGCAGCCCTGACAGAAAC GGGCAGGAGATCGACGTCGTGACCAAGGAGCTGGCGACCTGCAAGCTGCAGCTGGAGGCCAAGGAGAGCGAGAACAAGCAGGCGCACATGAAACTGGAGGCCCTGCGGAAGTCCATGCAGGAGCTCTCGGAGAAGTACGACCGGGCGTGCCTGGACGCGCACCGCCGCATCACCGAGCTCGAGGCCGACAACGTCGCCATCACCACCAGGCAGTCCCAGGCGGCGGCCGAGTGCGAGGCGCTGCGCGACGAGCTTGACGTCGCGGTGGACGAGCTCGACGCCGTGAAGCGCGCCAACGCGTACGTGCTCGGGGAGGTGGAGTCCATGGAGACGCGGCGGATCCTGGAGCGGGAGAGCGCGCGGGACGGGCTGATGCGCGTGCTGGAGCTCAACGAGGCCGTGCTGGAGTCGGCCGTCGCGGCCATCAGGGCGGAGGAGGAGCGGTCCGTGTACTTCCAGGAAGTCACGCTCGAGCTGTTCAGCTCTGACAAGAACCTGAAGACCATCAGGAGGCAGAAGGAGACGATGGAGGGCATGGAGGGGGAGCTGCTGGCCAAAACGGTGGAGGTCGAGTGTCTGCGGTCTGAGCTCATACAGCTCAAGGACCTTTACGTCTCGGTGTCAGAACGGGTCATGGTTCCGGCCTCGACGGCGGTGCGCCATGCCGACGGCGATGCTGGGGCAAACCCTGCCGACACGGGTGGGTCGTGTGATGACGACCACGTCGACGTCAATGCTGGCAAGTCTGACAATGACAAGGGAAGCCAAGAACCACGAGGAGAAGTCGCTGCTGATCTTGTCAATGGCTGTCCAGAAGTTGCAGAAGCCTATTTTGACATTGAATTGCCGAGGGAGGACTGTCGAAACATTCAATCTGGTGACGGGAATATCAACGTTGCAACGTCTGCTGATGTCGTGCAAGTTCAGGCAGGACAGAGAAGGAGAGTTCGTTTCATGCCTGAAAGCCCGATGGAGGATTTCAAGAGCGTGAACTCTGAGTGTTGCAAGTTCATGGACGCCGGGATCGGCATGCGTGAGAACCTGGCAGCAAAGAGAGGCTTAGAGTCAGAGACTGCAGGTGCCGGCTTTGTCTCCGAGATCGTGAAGGTGAAGAACTCCAAAGAGGCCGATGGCGACGGCGAGTTGTACACGAAGGAGGCTGTGGACGTCGACAGGCTCGGCGACGGGTACGTGCTCGTGGCGAAGGAGCCCGACGGCGGGGCTCTCAAGGACGACAGGCTGCACGCGGCGCAGGCGGAGATCAGCGACCTGAGGTTCAGCCTGGAGGAGGCGACGAGGCGGGCCGAGCTGGCGGAGGAGGCCAAGGCGGCGCTGGAGAGGGAGCTGCGGGAGGAGATCCAGACGAAGCAGCGCACGCCGCGGCCACGCGCTCCAGGGGAGGACGGTCGCCTAAGGCGCGTGGAGAGCACCCCCGCCGCGCCTTCCTGGCGGCGGCCGACGCCGTCCCAGGCACCAGGAGGCGGGAAGAGAGGCGGCGCCAGGCCGCCTGCGTCGCCGGGCTGCCTGACCCTGGGGAAGGCGCTGAACATGAAGTACAAGTGA